AGATAAAGCATGTGTAATTGGTAACGGTATGGTTATCAATCCGAAGGCACTCATCGAAGAAATTAACTATATTCATGACAATGACTTTACGACCAAAAACCTGTCTATCAGCGAACGCGCACACATCATCCTGCCATATCACATGGTATTGGATGCATTGGAAGAAGAGAGCAAAGGGCCGAACAAAATCGGTACAACAGGTAAGGGAATTGGCCCATGTTACATGGACAAATCAGCCCGTATCGGTATTCGTATGGTTGATCTGCTGGATGCGGAAGAGTTCGAACTGAAACTGCGTCATCTGGTAAAAGAAAAAAACCGTGTAATCGAGCAAGTCTATGGCGGCGAGCCTGTAGATGTAGAAGAAATTTTGAAAGATTACCTGGGATATGCAGAAATTCTGCGTCCTTATGTGCGTGATACATCCGTTGTGCTCAACGAATACATCGATGAGGACAAAAAAGTATTGTTCGAAGGTGCACAAGGTGTGATGTTGGATCTTGATCAAGGAACTTATCCATTTGTTACTTCATCCAATCCGTCCGCAGGCGGCGTATGTATCGGTTCTGGCGTTGGCCCAGCCCGTATTCAGCAGGTTATCGGTGTGGCTAAAGCCTATACAACACGTGTAGGAGATGGTCCTTTCCCGACAGAGCTGCATGATGCCGTTGGTGACCAAATTCGTGAGACCGGACATGAGTACGGTACTGTAACTGGACGTCCGCGTCGTGTGGGCTGGTTCGACAGTGTTGTTGTTCGCCACGCTCGTCGTGTCAGCGGAATTACGGGTCTGTCCCTGAACTCCCTGGATGTAATGACAGGTCTGGATACGGTGAAAATCTGCACAGGATACAAATTCCGTGGCGAGGTTATCACTCACTATCCAGCAAGCCTGAAAATGCTGGCAGAATGTGAAGCGGTATACGAAGAGCTTCCAGGCTGGAGCGAAGATATCACTTCGGCGAAGAAGCTGGAAGACCTGCCTGTGAACACACAGAACTATGTAAAACGTGTTTCCGAACTGACAGGCATTCCAATTGCCATCTTCTCTGTAGGCCGTAACCGTGAGCAAACGAATCAGGTTCTTCCTATCTACGAATAAGCAGCTAGCTTAACCTGGCAATACGAAGTTAAACGTTCATCCAAATGATATGCCTATACAGGCATCATAGAGCCCCAGATATCGCTCAAATAGCGATAACTGGGGTTTTTCGCACATCTCCCTGATATAATCCCCGAATTTCCGTCAATACTGGTTAACAGTAGACTCATAGATCCTGAACATCGAATGTGATATAGGGTCGGAAAACGGAGGGAGAGAACGGGAATGAAGTTGCTTCAATGGTTCATTAAAATATTGCTTACCGTGATGCTGGTCAGTTCACTGACCCTGCTGACAACCGGATTAATCGTTCAGTCATATGTAAAATCGCTGCTGGCGAGTTTCAATATTCAGTGGGAAGGCCAGCCCATGGGATTAACGGCCATGTTCCAGGGTGCACTGGGTGGTAAATCCAGTGAAGAGAAGAAGCCGGGAACGGGCACGACAGATCAGCCAGCAGGAGCGGAGGAGGAACACGTTCCAGAAGATGCGATCTCTGTCATGGTCAATGGAACAGAAAGTGGAGAAACAGGCGCGAATACAGGCAACAGCTCAAGACAGGGTACGGGAACAAACGAGGGCCAAGGAGCAGGTTCAGGAACGAACTCTTCTGCTACGGGATTGAGTCCAGGGGGGAGCTCAGGCACGGGAACAGACGCAGATGCTGGTTCAAATGCTGGAACCGATTCAGGGACAACAACGGGCAACAGTACAGCATCGGGCAACGGAACAGGTACGAATTCCAATGGTACGTCTTCTTCAGGAAATGATGAGATTGTAGTATCTCCCGATGACATCACAGGCAAGAAGGACAAGCTGCCGCTGGAGGAAAAAGAAAAGATTTTCAGCCTGCTGATGAACAAGCTGCCTCAGAAAGAAATGCAGCAAATCTCAGGCGCCATGGAAGGTGGCCTGACTGAGCAGGAGCTGCGCGATATTGAGCAGGTGATCTCCAAATATCTGACGAGCGAAGAATACGATAATCTGATGGAAGTCCTTCAGGCGGAATAAGCATACAACCCAACCATATGAGGCACTATATAGCAAGAGTTTAACAAAATCCTTCACCAGAGATGATCTGGCGAGGGATTTTCTATTTGTATTTTTATGAAAAAGAAAACACATTTCAGTGGGTCTTAGAACCTAGTCTTAAAAAATGATCAAAAGTACATAGTATACCTGAAGTAGAGGTGTTACGGGGAAGAATATTGATCTTCCATCTTATGGATAATACAGGAAAACCAAGCGTGGCGCGGCTTTGCCCTATGACGTGTACAGTTGAAATGAGTGTAAAACCTGTGTTAAAGTATACGGGTGTGATAAAAGGTTAAAATTTTGACACTTTTATGAGCGCAGCTAAAGTCCTGATTTTGCGGACACCCGAATACAAATATCGACAAGCATGGGACAGACACAATGGGTGATGTCTTGACAGAAATGCGAACTGAGAAGTGCTGAAAAGGAGAGAATCATGAAAGGTTTCAGAGGCATACGCCAACCGGGCAAGAACCGGGAACACGAACAATCCGGGGAACACCGGACGGCCGAAGACAAAAACAACATGAGCATGTCCAACTTCAGTAGTAACAAAAAGCGCGTTCTGGCCTCGCGCAAATGGATCATTACAGCAGCATGCGGTTTATTCATCGCTGCATCGATCGGATTCGCAGGCAAACAATACGTTGCTGCAAACACCGTTCCATATTATAAAGTGATGGTTAAAGGAAATGAGATTGGCACCATCACGGATGAGGCGCAATTACAGAAATTATTTGCAGACAAAACCGAGGAATTCCAAAATAAATATCCAGAAGCGGAAATGGTGCTGAACACAGACGGCATCACGACCGAAACCATTAAAGCATACAAACCCGTAGTGAACAGTGATGAGACGCTGGACAAGCTCGGCGACATGCTTACCGCCTATGCTAAGGGTGTAGAGCTCAAGGTAGACGGTGAAGTGATCGGCATTGTGAAGGATCAGGCAACAGCAGACGCGATTCTGGAACAAGTGCAGAACAAGTACATATCGGCATCGGCTGTGCGCAGTTCGCTCAAGACGAAGTCGGTATCGGCCAACTCATCGAAGAAAGCCGAGGGGCCGAGTACTACGCTGAAGTCGGTAGGCATCAAGGAAGATGTAGCGACAGATGTGGTGAAGGCTGATCCAAACAAAATATGGGATGTGTCCGAGGCGGTTAAAGCTTTAACCGTTGGTAAAGACGCGCCTGTAACCTATGTCGTGCGTGAAGGAGATACGATCTCCTCCATTGCTGCCAAATACGAAATTACGCAAAGCGAGATTCGCAAACATAATCCGGGCATCAAAGAAACGTCGCTGCAAATTGGGGACGAGCTTACACTGACGGTGCCAAAACCAGCCGTTACGGTTAAATCGGTTGAGCAGGTGGTTGAACAGATTGAGATTAAACCGCAGGTGGAAGTACGCAAAAGTGCTGAGCTCAAAGCAGGCACAACCAAAGTGGTGCGTCCAGGTCAAAGCGGTCTGAAGAGCATGCAATATCGGATAACGAAGGAAAATGGTGAAGTCGTTCAGGAAGAATGGCTTGGCCAGGAAGTTATCAAAGCAGCGGTGACTGAAGTGGTTCTGAGTGGAACCAAAGTGGTCGGTGAAGGTACAGGTGAATTTGCTTGGCCAGTATCGAACGCTACGATGAGCAGCAGCTTTGGACAACGCTGGGGTCGCCAGCACAAAGGTGTGGATCTTGTCGGTAACCGGGACGTGAAAGCGTCTGATGAGGGCGTGATTACTTTTGCAGGACAAAAGAGTGGTTATGGCAATGTGATTATTATTAACCACCGTAATGGATACGAAACACTATATGGGCACTTGAACAGCATCGGTGTTAAGGTTGGTCAAGTCGTCGAAAAAGGTGAGAGCATCGGCGTCATGGGCAACACGGGCCGTTCGACCGGAACGCATCTGCATTTTGAGATTATCAAGAACGGAACGGTGGAAAATCCGTTGACATACTTGAACTAGTTATATCGCAACCCGGGGCAAGGTTGGCAGTTGATGCTGGCCTTGTTTTTTGCTGCTGTAAAAATTTTTCAGTTTGGGCTGTACATTGGCCCTGATCGGGATGTGACGGTGCTTCAGGTATGTTAAACTATAGACTATAGGCAACAAGACATATGATATAGACCATATT
Above is a window of Paenibacillus sp. E222 DNA encoding:
- a CDS encoding adenylosuccinate synthase; this encodes MSTVVVVGTQWGDEGKGKITDYLAESADVVARYQGGNNAGHTILIDNKKYKLTMIPSGIFYTDKACVIGNGMVINPKALIEEINYIHDNDFTTKNLSISERAHIILPYHMVLDALEEESKGPNKIGTTGKGIGPCYMDKSARIGIRMVDLLDAEEFELKLRHLVKEKNRVIEQVYGGEPVDVEEILKDYLGYAEILRPYVRDTSVVLNEYIDEDKKVLFEGAQGVMLDLDQGTYPFVTSSNPSAGGVCIGSGVGPARIQQVIGVAKAYTTRVGDGPFPTELHDAVGDQIRETGHEYGTVTGRPRRVGWFDSVVVRHARRVSGITGLSLNSLDVMTGLDTVKICTGYKFRGEVITHYPASLKMLAECEAVYEELPGWSEDITSAKKLEDLPVNTQNYVKRVSELTGIPIAIFSVGRNREQTNQVLPIYE
- a CDS encoding peptidoglycan DD-metalloendopeptidase family protein: MKGFRGIRQPGKNREHEQSGEHRTAEDKNNMSMSNFSSNKKRVLASRKWIITAACGLFIAASIGFAGKQYVAANTVPYYKVMVKGNEIGTITDEAQLQKLFADKTEEFQNKYPEAEMVLNTDGITTETIKAYKPVVNSDETLDKLGDMLTAYAKGVELKVDGEVIGIVKDQATADAILEQVQNKYISASAVRSSLKTKSVSANSSKKAEGPSTTLKSVGIKEDVATDVVKADPNKIWDVSEAVKALTVGKDAPVTYVVREGDTISSIAAKYEITQSEIRKHNPGIKETSLQIGDELTLTVPKPAVTVKSVEQVVEQIEIKPQVEVRKSAELKAGTTKVVRPGQSGLKSMQYRITKENGEVVQEEWLGQEVIKAAVTEVVLSGTKVVGEGTGEFAWPVSNATMSSSFGQRWGRQHKGVDLVGNRDVKASDEGVITFAGQKSGYGNVIIINHRNGYETLYGHLNSIGVKVGQVVEKGESIGVMGNTGRSTGTHLHFEIIKNGTVENPLTYLN